In the Sebastes fasciatus isolate fSebFas1 chromosome 20, fSebFas1.pri, whole genome shotgun sequence genome, one interval contains:
- the unk gene encoding RING finger protein unkempt homolog isoform X1, producing MSKTHSQPPLCSAATTTGGPSSSSSSSPAGGSTSPATVLNVQPEKPQHYTYLKEFRTEQCPLFVQHKCTQHRPFSCFHWHFLNQRRRRPIRRRDGTFNYSPDVYCTKYDEGTGTCPDGDECPFLHRTAGDTERRYHLRYYKTGSCIHETDAKGHCSKNGSHCAFAHGSHDLRSPVYDIREVQVMESQGGSGPTEGGGGDGQSGQAASTALIEKILSEEPRWQDNNYVLSHYKTELCKKPPRLCRQGYACPYYHNSKDRRRSPHKHKYRALPCPAVKQSEEWGDPSKCEGAEGCQYCHTRTEQQFHPEIYKSTKCNDMQQCGSCPRGPFCAFAHVERPFVPEEPPFPTPSSPPPPRPPDPLPSQEASSSPSRHNMGPGPRSASLSDPFSPSAGSCVAEHGLLGSVLSLCEDMSGRAEPLSPWAGEGGYGRAPGFEREDQAKQRSFALEQRNREMATAQSKQDLLVFLPVGSPLSLSSSIPSSLAATPPSPAPLGPPGSGISSGMNANALPFYPTSETVESVVESALDDLDLNDFGVSVLERSLESSSALHSVGVMLGGSQFQSSAPVNIPGSFSSSAPFSSPSPSPPIRPHTSPFFTSHLSQPSQSESTFLGPSHSSLGLNGMSTNIWEHFPSGQGSPGTPPTLLPSGPCAETSRLKQELEDAHRALKQWGHSWRHTAQSWAALKADAEESRAHAARLAMEAERAKQAEEEAQRQASLLQEALESLRSGDNPHLALHQLQLLHRLPLESVLSLQAQLCSCLHAVEQVVYRKQRQCCVTCGEQGSVSLPCGHGLQCESCSTSTECPLCPEQTLEQQLS from the exons ctcgtcctcttcgtCTTCGCCCGCAGGAGGCTCGACATCTCCCGCAACCGTGTTGAACGTGCAGCCCGAGAAACCTCAACATTACAC ATATCTGAAGGAGTTCAGAACTGAGCAGTGCCCCCTGTTCGTGCAGCATAAATGTACACAACACAGGCCTTTTTCCTGTTTCCACTGGCACTTCCTGAACCAGCGGCGCCGTAGACCCATCCGCAGACGGGACGGGACCTTCAACTACAGCCCAGATGTGTACTGCACCAAATATGATGAGGGAACAGGCACCTGCCCTGATGGAGATGA ATGCCCATTTCTACATCGGACAGCAGGTGACACAGAGCGCAGATACCACCTCCGCTACTATAAGACGGGATCATGTATTCATGAAACAGATGCAAAAGGCCACTGCAGCAAAAACGGTTCCCACTGTGCCTTTGCACACGGATCACATGACCTGCGCAGCCCTGTTTATGATATCAG GGAAGTGCAGGTGATGGAGTCTCAGGGGGGCTCGGGGCCCAcagagggaggtggaggagatggACAGTCAGGACAGGCAGCAAGCACAGCTCTCATAGAGAAGATCCTGAGTGAGGAACCACGCTGGCAAG ACAACAACTACGTGCTGTCCCACTACAAGACAGAACTCTGTAAGAAACCTCCTCGTCTGTGCCGTCAAGGTTACGCCTGTCCATATTACCATAACAGTAAAGACAGGAGACGCAGCCCGCACAAGCACAAATACAG AGCGTTGCCGTGTCCAGCTGTGAAACAGAGTGAGGAATGGGGGGATCCCAGTAAATGCGAGGGAGCGGAGGGATGTCAGTATTGCCACACAAGAACAGAACAGCAGTTCCACCCAGAG ATCTATAAATCCACAAAGTGTAATGACATGCAGCAGTGTGGCAGCTGTCCCAGAGGGCCCTTCTGTGCCTTCGCTCATGTTGAAA GGCCCTTTGTTCCAGAGGAACCACCATTCCCCACACCAAGCTCCCCTCCACCCCCCAGACCTCCAGACCCTCTTCCTTCCCAAGAAGCTTCTTCAAGTCCCAGCAGACACAACATGGGGCCCGGGCCTAGATCTGCTTCTCTTTCAGACCCCTTCTCCCCGTCTGCAGGGTCATGTGTAGCGGAGCACGGGCTGCTGGGTAGTGTTTTGTCTCTGTGCGAGGACATGAGTGGGAGAGCAGAGCCTCTGTCTCCTTGGGCAGGAGAGGGAGGGTACGGCAGAGCACCTGGATTTGAGAGGGAGGATCAG GCAAAGCAAAGGAGTTTTGCTCTTGAGCAGCGCAACAGAGAAATGGCAACAGCACAAAGCAAACAG GACTTGTTAGTGTTTCTGCCCGTGGGAAGCCCCTTGAGTCTGTCCTCCAGCATCCCTTCCAGTCTGGCCGCCACCCCGCCCAGCCCCGCCCCTCTCGGACCACCGGGATCCGGCATCTCCTCGGGCATGAACGCCAACGCCTTGCCATTTTACCCCACCAGTGAGACCGTAGAGTCAGTTGTAG AGTCGGCCCTGGATGATCTGGACCTGAACGATTTCGGCGTGTCGGTGTTGGAGAGGAGCTTGgagagcagctctgctctgcacAGTGTGGGAGTTATGCTGG GAGGCAGCCAGTTCCAGAGTTCTGCCCCAGTCAATATCCCAGGATCCTTTAGCAGCTCTGCTCCTTTTAGCTCCCCTTCACCGTCTCCCCCAATCAGGCCGCACACTTCACCGTTCTTTACTTCTCACCTGTCACAAcccagccaatcagaaagcaCCTTCTTGGGACCATCTCATAGCTCTTTAG GTCTGAATGGTATGAGCACTAATATCTGGGAGCATTTTCCATCAGGCCAGGGTTCCCCTGGCACCCCCCCCACCCTTCTGCCCTCTGGCCCCTGTGCAGAGACCTCCAGGCTCAAACAGGAGCTGGAGGACGCTCACAGGGCTCTGAAGCAGTGGGGTCACAGCTGGAGACACACAGCtcag TCGTGGGCTGCACTGAAAGCAGATGCAGAGGAGTCGCGTGCCCACGCAGCACGGTTAGCTATGGAAGCAGAGCGAGCCAagcaggctgaggaggaggCACAGAGACAGGCTTCTCTCCTACAGGAGGCGCTGGAGAGCTTAAGGAGTGGAGACAACCCCCATCTAGCGCTGCATCAACTCCAGCTACTACACCGACTGCCCTTGGAGTCAGTCCTCAGTTTGCAGGCTCAGCTGTGTAGCTGCCTACACGCTGTAGAACAG GTGGTGTACAGGAAACAGAGACAGTGCTGTGTGACGTGTGGAGAGCAGGGCTCGGTGTCCCTGCCCTGTGGCCACGGACTACAGTGTGAGAGCTGCTCCACCTCTACAGAGTGCCCACTCTGCCCCGAACAGACCCTGGAGCAGCAGCTCTCTTGA
- the unk gene encoding RING finger protein unkempt homolog isoform X2, with the protein MSKTHSQPPLCSAATTTGGPSSSSSSSPAGGSTSPATVLNVQPEKPQHYTYLKEFRTEQCPLFVQHKCTQHRPFSCFHWHFLNQRRRRPIRRRDGTFNYSPDVYCTKYDEGTGTCPDGDECPFLHRTAGDTERRYHLRYYKTGSCIHETDAKGHCSKNGSHCAFAHGSHDLRSPVYDIREVQVMESQGGSGPTEGGGGDGQSGQAASTALIEKILSEEPRWQDNNYVLSHYKTELCKKPPRLCRQGYACPYYHNSKDRRRSPHKHKYRALPCPAVKQSEEWGDPSKCEGAEGCQYCHTRTEQQFHPEIYKSTKCNDMQQCGSCPRGPFCAFAHVERPFVPEEPPFPTPSSPPPPRPPDPLPSQEASSSPSRHNMGPGPRSASLSDPFSPSAGSCVAEHGLLGSVLSLCEDMSGRAEPLSPWAGEGGYGRAPGFEREDQAKQRSFALEQRNREMATAQSKQDLLVFLPVGSPLSLSSSIPSSLAATPPSPAPLGPPGSGISSGMNANALPFYPTSETVESVVESALDDLDLNDFGVSVLERSLESSSALHSVGVMLGGSQFQSSAPVNIPGSFSSSAPFSSPSPSPPIRPHTSPFFTSHLSQPSQSESTFLGPSHSSLGLNGMSTNIWEHFPSGQGSPGTPPTLLPSGPCAETSRLKQELEDAHRALKQWGHSWRHTAQVVVGCTESRCRGVACPRSTVSYGSRASQAG; encoded by the exons ctcgtcctcttcgtCTTCGCCCGCAGGAGGCTCGACATCTCCCGCAACCGTGTTGAACGTGCAGCCCGAGAAACCTCAACATTACAC ATATCTGAAGGAGTTCAGAACTGAGCAGTGCCCCCTGTTCGTGCAGCATAAATGTACACAACACAGGCCTTTTTCCTGTTTCCACTGGCACTTCCTGAACCAGCGGCGCCGTAGACCCATCCGCAGACGGGACGGGACCTTCAACTACAGCCCAGATGTGTACTGCACCAAATATGATGAGGGAACAGGCACCTGCCCTGATGGAGATGA ATGCCCATTTCTACATCGGACAGCAGGTGACACAGAGCGCAGATACCACCTCCGCTACTATAAGACGGGATCATGTATTCATGAAACAGATGCAAAAGGCCACTGCAGCAAAAACGGTTCCCACTGTGCCTTTGCACACGGATCACATGACCTGCGCAGCCCTGTTTATGATATCAG GGAAGTGCAGGTGATGGAGTCTCAGGGGGGCTCGGGGCCCAcagagggaggtggaggagatggACAGTCAGGACAGGCAGCAAGCACAGCTCTCATAGAGAAGATCCTGAGTGAGGAACCACGCTGGCAAG ACAACAACTACGTGCTGTCCCACTACAAGACAGAACTCTGTAAGAAACCTCCTCGTCTGTGCCGTCAAGGTTACGCCTGTCCATATTACCATAACAGTAAAGACAGGAGACGCAGCCCGCACAAGCACAAATACAG AGCGTTGCCGTGTCCAGCTGTGAAACAGAGTGAGGAATGGGGGGATCCCAGTAAATGCGAGGGAGCGGAGGGATGTCAGTATTGCCACACAAGAACAGAACAGCAGTTCCACCCAGAG ATCTATAAATCCACAAAGTGTAATGACATGCAGCAGTGTGGCAGCTGTCCCAGAGGGCCCTTCTGTGCCTTCGCTCATGTTGAAA GGCCCTTTGTTCCAGAGGAACCACCATTCCCCACACCAAGCTCCCCTCCACCCCCCAGACCTCCAGACCCTCTTCCTTCCCAAGAAGCTTCTTCAAGTCCCAGCAGACACAACATGGGGCCCGGGCCTAGATCTGCTTCTCTTTCAGACCCCTTCTCCCCGTCTGCAGGGTCATGTGTAGCGGAGCACGGGCTGCTGGGTAGTGTTTTGTCTCTGTGCGAGGACATGAGTGGGAGAGCAGAGCCTCTGTCTCCTTGGGCAGGAGAGGGAGGGTACGGCAGAGCACCTGGATTTGAGAGGGAGGATCAG GCAAAGCAAAGGAGTTTTGCTCTTGAGCAGCGCAACAGAGAAATGGCAACAGCACAAAGCAAACAG GACTTGTTAGTGTTTCTGCCCGTGGGAAGCCCCTTGAGTCTGTCCTCCAGCATCCCTTCCAGTCTGGCCGCCACCCCGCCCAGCCCCGCCCCTCTCGGACCACCGGGATCCGGCATCTCCTCGGGCATGAACGCCAACGCCTTGCCATTTTACCCCACCAGTGAGACCGTAGAGTCAGTTGTAG AGTCGGCCCTGGATGATCTGGACCTGAACGATTTCGGCGTGTCGGTGTTGGAGAGGAGCTTGgagagcagctctgctctgcacAGTGTGGGAGTTATGCTGG GAGGCAGCCAGTTCCAGAGTTCTGCCCCAGTCAATATCCCAGGATCCTTTAGCAGCTCTGCTCCTTTTAGCTCCCCTTCACCGTCTCCCCCAATCAGGCCGCACACTTCACCGTTCTTTACTTCTCACCTGTCACAAcccagccaatcagaaagcaCCTTCTTGGGACCATCTCATAGCTCTTTAG GTCTGAATGGTATGAGCACTAATATCTGGGAGCATTTTCCATCAGGCCAGGGTTCCCCTGGCACCCCCCCCACCCTTCTGCCCTCTGGCCCCTGTGCAGAGACCTCCAGGCTCAAACAGGAGCTGGAGGACGCTCACAGGGCTCTGAAGCAGTGGGGTCACAGCTGGAGACACACAGCtcaggtag TCGTGGGCTGCACTGAAAGCAGATGCAGAGGAGTCGCGTGCCCACGCAGCACGGTTAGCTATGGAAGCAGAGCGAGCCAagcaggctga